A single Streptomyces sp. 2114.4 DNA region contains:
- a CDS encoding HAD family phosphatase, translating to MIKDIRMRPLPTGAEAVVFDCDGLLVDTEACATVAETAIFAAHGHPFGPEQKALVIGRTVEAAGEAMAQYFGRPDAGAEIAADLLQRVRKELSRGAAALPGAVDLVRACRAAVPVAVASNSPRELLDAALWSAGLADCFTHSFAADEVRSPKPAPELYLTACAALGAAPEHSVAFEDSATGVASARAAGLYVAAVPSLPGAGLDHDWLGDSLADPALQDWARGLGRETGA from the coding sequence ATGATCAAGGACATCCGCATGCGCCCGCTCCCCACCGGCGCCGAGGCCGTGGTCTTCGACTGCGACGGCTTGCTGGTCGACACCGAGGCCTGTGCGACCGTGGCGGAAACGGCCATCTTCGCGGCGCACGGCCACCCCTTCGGGCCGGAACAGAAGGCCCTGGTCATCGGTCGCACCGTGGAGGCCGCCGGTGAGGCCATGGCGCAGTACTTCGGACGGCCCGACGCCGGTGCCGAAATCGCCGCCGACCTCCTCCAAAGGGTCCGCAAGGAGCTTTCCCGGGGTGCCGCGGCCCTCCCCGGGGCGGTGGACCTGGTGCGGGCCTGCCGGGCGGCCGTCCCGGTCGCCGTGGCCAGCAACAGCCCCCGCGAACTGCTGGACGCGGCGCTGTGGTCGGCCGGCCTCGCCGACTGCTTCACCCACTCGTTCGCCGCCGACGAGGTGCGTTCCCCCAAGCCCGCACCGGAGCTCTACCTCACGGCGTGCGCAGCCCTCGGTGCGGCCCCGGAGCATTCCGTCGCCTTCGAGGACTCGGCCACGGGCGTCGCCTCGGCACGTGCTGCCGGGCTCTATGTCGCGGCCGTACCCTCCCTTCCGGGAGCCGGCCTCGACCACGACTGGCTGGGCGACAGCCTGGCCGACCCCGCATTGCAGGACTGGGCCAGGGGGCTGGGCCGGGAAACCGGGGCGTGA
- a CDS encoding serine/threonine-protein kinase, whose translation MGSFGGEGRLIGGRYRLGVRLGRGGMGTVWRATDELLARQVAVKELHLDEEAGEGEGEAAAGSEPRVQRERAMREARTVAGIKHPNVIVVHDVVEQDGRPWIVMELVEGASLADRLRSGGPVAPREAARIGVALLGALRAAHTRGVLHRDLKPANVLMEAGTGRVVLTDFGIAQVPGVTTLTDPGGFVGSPEYTAPERMSGRGTGPEADLWSLGVLLCAALSGASPFHRDSLGGVLHAVVYEDIEFPEAARALRAVVEGLLERDPERRLGVAETERLLRGYLRSGRSPERGADDQGLGRGHGHGHGHGRGHGHGGDYAGDGGDGAAGRAAEAVAGASGLPGRVPAGPGSPHGPHHPGPDVHACPHDGPGDGLPSEHPPSEDPLAAGAPSVPPPGPGRAATGGGDGGRDGGRDSGSDGGEAEDAGQPGGHAGGRSGGRAPGAPVRASLDDRALAVAARPHTGRLRTALLVALAAVVIGGAGAGLAVLLMHPDGTHPNGSGSKPGGRSPQASESEGGPGPARTPGPVSGQPTVTVTVTSSPSPGATGTVPAGYRLVHDPAGFVLAVPDGFTRSYENGRVYYSSQGRRFRIGIQLQKRVPEGPLGAMRAADAEGPAHYRGYRQGQVTETTHNGLRAGRWEFVWDGGAQDGGPRCTYDLSWDEGGRMIDVWISSPVGARTEATRHFDTALDAFRLTGA comes from the coding sequence ATGGGGAGCTTCGGGGGCGAGGGCCGGCTGATCGGTGGCCGGTACCGCCTGGGAGTACGGCTCGGCCGCGGCGGCATGGGGACGGTCTGGCGCGCCACCGACGAGCTGTTGGCCCGCCAAGTCGCGGTGAAGGAACTGCACTTGGACGAGGAGGCCGGTGAGGGGGAAGGCGAGGCGGCCGCCGGGTCCGAGCCGCGGGTGCAGCGTGAGCGGGCGATGCGGGAGGCGCGGACGGTCGCCGGGATCAAGCACCCGAATGTGATTGTCGTGCATGACGTCGTCGAGCAGGACGGCCGGCCGTGGATCGTGATGGAGCTGGTGGAGGGCGCGTCGCTGGCCGACCGGCTGCGGAGCGGCGGACCGGTCGCGCCGCGCGAGGCCGCCCGGATCGGTGTCGCGCTGCTGGGCGCGCTGCGGGCCGCGCACACCCGCGGGGTACTGCACCGCGACCTCAAGCCCGCCAACGTCCTGATGGAGGCGGGCACCGGCCGGGTGGTGCTCACCGACTTCGGTATCGCCCAGGTCCCCGGTGTCACCACGCTCACCGACCCCGGTGGCTTCGTCGGCTCACCCGAATACACCGCGCCGGAACGGATGTCCGGCCGCGGCACGGGGCCCGAGGCCGATCTCTGGTCGCTCGGGGTGCTGCTGTGCGCCGCGCTCAGCGGTGCCTCGCCGTTCCACCGCGACTCGCTGGGCGGTGTGCTGCATGCCGTGGTGTACGAGGACATTGAATTCCCGGAGGCCGCACGGGCGTTACGCGCCGTCGTCGAGGGCCTGCTGGAACGCGATCCGGAACGCCGGCTGGGGGTCGCCGAGACGGAGCGGCTGTTGCGCGGCTATCTGCGGTCGGGCCGCTCTCCGGAGCGGGGGGCGGACGACCAGGGGCTCGGACGCGGTCACGGTCACGGTCACGGTCATGGCCGTGGCCATGGTCACGGGGGTGACTACGCGGGCGACGGGGGCGACGGGGCCGCCGGCCGCGCCGCCGAGGCCGTGGCGGGCGCGAGCGGGCTCCCGGGGCGGGTGCCGGCCGGCCCCGGGAGCCCGCACGGCCCGCACCACCCCGGGCCCGACGTCCACGCCTGTCCGCACGACGGCCCCGGCGACGGCCTGCCCAGCGAACACCCGCCCAGCGAGGACCCGTTGGCCGCGGGTGCGCCGTCCGTGCCCCCGCCCGGCCCCGGCCGTGCGGCCACCGGGGGCGGCGACGGCGGCAGGGACGGCGGCAGGGACAGCGGCAGCGACGGCGGTGAAGCCGAAGACGCCGGGCAGCCGGGCGGGCACGCGGGCGGGCGCTCCGGCGGCCGGGCCCCGGGTGCGCCGGTCCGCGCCTCCCTCGACGACCGGGCGCTGGCGGTGGCCGCCCGGCCGCACACCGGCCGGCTCCGCACCGCTCTGCTGGTGGCCCTCGCGGCGGTGGTGATCGGCGGCGCGGGCGCGGGCCTCGCCGTCCTGCTGATGCACCCGGACGGGACGCACCCGAACGGGAGCGGCAGCAAACCCGGCGGCCGCTCCCCGCAAGCCTCGGAATCGGAAGGGGGACCTGGGCCCGCACGGACCCCCGGCCCCGTCAGCGGGCAGCCCACCGTCACCGTCACGGTCACCTCGTCGCCCTCCCCGGGGGCCACCGGCACGGTTCCCGCCGGCTACCGGCTCGTCCACGACCCGGCCGGCTTCGTGCTCGCCGTGCCGGACGGCTTCACCCGCTCGTACGAGAACGGCCGCGTCTACTACTCCTCGCAGGGCAGACGGTTCCGGATCGGCATCCAGCTGCAGAAGCGGGTCCCGGAAGGGCCGCTGGGCGCGATGCGGGCGGCGGACGCGGAGGGCCCCGCGCACTACCGCGGCTACCGCCAGGGGCAGGTCACCGAGACCACCCACAACGGGCTCCGGGCCGGGCGCTGGGAGTTCGTCTGGGACGGCGGTGCGCAGGACGGCGGCCCCCGCTGCACCTACGACCTCAGCTGGGACGAGGGCGGCCGGATGATCGACGTGTGGATCTCCTCCCCGGTCGGCGCGCGCACCGAGGCCACGCGGCACTTCGACACCGCGCTCGACGCGTTCCGGCTGACCGGGGCGTGA